CATAGGTGATGAAGATCTTGGTGCCGAACACCTTGTAGGTGCCGTCGCCCTGAGGCTCGGCGCGGCTGCGCACCATCGCCAGGTCGCTGCCGGCCTGCGGCTCGGTCAGGTTCATGGTGCCGGTCCACTCGCCGCTCACCAGCTTGCGCAGGTACACGTCCTTCAGCGCGTCGGAGCCGGCCGTCAGCAGCGCCTCGGTGGCGCCGTCGGTCAGCAGCGGGCACAGGGCGAAGCTCAGGTTCGCCGAGTTCAGCATCTCGATGCACGCTGCCGCGATGGTCTTGGGCAGCGCCTGGCCGTCGTATTCGGCGGGATGCTGCAGCGCCTGCCAGCCGCCTTCGATGTACTGGCGATAGGCCTCCTTGAAGCCGGGCGTCGTGGTGACCTGGCCGTCCTTCCAGCTGGACGGATTCTTGTCGCCGTCCACGTTCAGGGGCGCGACCACGCCTTCGTTGAACTTCGCGCACTCCTCGAGCACGGCCTGGGCGGTATCGAGGCCGGCCTCCTCGAAGCCGGGCAGCTGCGCAACCTGGTCGATGCGAGCGAGGTGCTCGATGTCGAACAGCATGTCCTTGACGGGAGCGCGGTAGGTCATGGGGAGTCTCCTGGGGATGCGGGGGGAAGCGTGGATCATCGCCAGCTCTCCCCCGGGGCACCCTCCTCGCGGCGAGGAGGGCGTACTGCTTTCTTACAGCTTCGCGATCAGTTCCGGCACGGCCGTGAACAGGTCGGCCTCGAGGCCGTAGTCGGCCACGCTGAAGATCGGCGCTTCCGGGTCCTTGTTGATCGCGACGATCACCTTGGAGTCCTTCATGCCGGCCAGGTGCTGGATCGCGCCGGAGATGCCCAGGGCGATGTACAGCTGCGGCGCGACGATCTTGCCGGTCTGGCCGACCTGGAAATCGTTGGGCGCGTAGCCGGCGTCCACCGCGGCGCGCGAGGCACCGATGGCGGCGCCCAGCTTGTCGGCCAGCGGCTCCAGCACTTCGTGGAACTTCTCGCTCGAGCCCAGAGCGCGGCCACCGGAGACGATGATCTTGGCGGCGGTCAGCTCCGGGCGGTCGCTCTTGGCGATCTCCGCTCCGACGAAAGTGCTCTTGCCGGTGTCGGCGACGGCGCTGGCGCTCTCGACGCTGGCGCTGCCACCGGTGGCGGCCGCCGGGTCGAAGCCGGTCGTGCGCACGGTGATCACCTTCACCTTGTCCGTGCTCTGCACGGTGGCGATGGCGTTGCCGGCGTAGATCGGGCGCTCGAAGGTGTCGGGGCTGTCGACCTTGGTGATGTCGCTGATCTGCGCGACGTCCAGCTTGGCGGCCACGCGCGGGGCGATGTTCTTGCCGCTGGCGGTCGCCGGGAACAGGATGTGCGAGTAGTTCGAAGCAATCGCCAGCACCTGCGCCGCGACGTTCTCGGCCAGGCCGTGTTCGAACTGCGCGCCGTCGGCGTGGATCACCTTGGACACGCCGGCGATCTGCGCGGCGGCCTTGGCGGCTTCACCGGCATTCGCGCCAGCAACGAGGACGTGCACGTCGCCGCCGCAGGCCTTGGCCGCGGTGACGGTGTTCAGGGTCGCGCCCTTGACGTGGGCGTTGTCGTGTTCGGCAATGACGAGGGCGGCCATCAGATCACCTTGGCTTCAGTCTTCAGTTTCTGCACCAGCGTCGCGACGTCGGGCACCTTCACGCCGGCGCCGCGCTTGGGCGGCTCGGCGACCTTCAGCGTCTTCAGCCGGGGCTTGACGTCCACGCCCAGGGCGTCGGGCGTCACGGTCTCCAGCGGCTTCTTCTTCGCCTTCATGATGTTGGGCAGCGTCACGTAGCGCGGCTCGTTCAGGCGCAGGTCGGTGGTGACCACGGCCGGAATCGACACGGACAGGGTTTCGAGACCGCCGTCAACTTCACGCGTGACCTTCGCCTTGCCGTCGGCCACTTCGACCTTCGATGCGAAGGTGGCTTGCGGCAGGTCCGCCAGCGCCGCCAGCATCTGGCCGGTCTGGTTGCAGTCGTCGTCGATCGCCTGCTTGCCCAGGATCACGAGACCGGGCTGCTCCTTGTCGACCAGAGCTTTCAGCAGCTTGGCGACGGCGAGCGGCTCCAGGGCCTCGTCGGTCTGGACCAGGATGGCGCGGTCGGCGCCGATGGCCATGGCGGTGCGCAGGGTCTCCTGGCACTGGGCGACGCCGCAGGACACGGCGATCACCTCGGTGGCAACGCCCTTCTCCTTCAGGCGCACGGCTTCCTCGACGGCGATTTCGTCGAAGGGGTTCATGCTCATCTTCACGTTGGCGATGTCCACACCGCTGCCGTCCGACTTGACTCGGACTTTCACGTTGTAGTCCACCACCCGCTTCACGGGGACCAGGACCTTCATGCTCGGGGCGCTCCTCAGGAGAGTTGGGGGAATCCGAATTGACGTTTACGTAAACGTGAATTCTATGCGGGGCTTGCACCCCGATTGTCGGCATCCCTGCGGCCTGATCGGAGATGCTTGACAAAAAGAACGATCGTGCTTTTTTCTGATTATAGGTGCTTGGGGTAACTCTGGACCGCGGCCGGCGCACACCACCTTTACAGTCTTTCGCACCTCGCATGACCACAGGAGTGCCTCGGATGAAGCGTCACCTGGTCCCGGCGGCGGCCCTCGCCGCCCTCGCCTGCGCGCCCGCCGGCGCGCAGACCGTCCTCACCGTGTCGAGCTGGGTGCCGCCCACCCACGCCCTGAGCGTCGCCCAGAAGGAATGGTGCGACCAGGTCGAGAAGAACAGCGGCGGCAAGGTCCGTTGCAACATCCTCCCACGCGCGGTGGCCAACCCGCCCGGCACCTTCGACGCCGTCAAGAACGGGCTGGCCGACGTCTCCTTCACCGTGCACGGCTACACGCCCGGGCGCTTCGTGCTGACGCAGATGGCGGAGTTCCCCTTCCTCGGCGACAGCTCCGAGCCGATCTCGGTGGCCTTCAACCGGGTCGCCATGAAGTACCCGCAGTTCAACGCCGAACACCAGGGCGTGCACGTGCTGGCCTATTTCACCCACGGCCCGGGCATCGTCTTCAACACCAAGCGGCCGGTGACCAAGGTGGAAGACCTGCAGGGCCTGAAGTGGCGCGTGGGCGGCGGCATGGTCAACGAAATCTCCAAACAGCTCGGGATGAACGTCACCTTGAAGCCGGCGCCGGAATCCTACGAACTGCTCTCCGGCGGCGTCATGGACGGCACGCTGTTCCCGGCCGAATCGACCGAGTCCTTCAAGATCGACAAGCTGATCAAGTACGCCACCACCTTCCCGGGCGGCCTGTACAACACCAGCTTCGTCTTCCTGATGAACCAGGCGAAGTACGACAAGCTCTCGCCCGAGGACAAGAAGGCCGTCGACGCCGCCTCCGGCGAGGTGGCCGCCCGCCAGTTCGGCCGCAACTGGGACAAGGTGGACCGGCGCG
The sequence above is a segment of the Ramlibacter agri genome. Coding sequences within it:
- a CDS encoding electron transfer flavoprotein subunit alpha/FixB family protein, with protein sequence MAALVIAEHDNAHVKGATLNTVTAAKACGGDVHVLVAGANAGEAAKAAAQIAGVSKVIHADGAQFEHGLAENVAAQVLAIASNYSHILFPATASGKNIAPRVAAKLDVAQISDITKVDSPDTFERPIYAGNAIATVQSTDKVKVITVRTTGFDPAAATGGSASVESASAVADTGKSTFVGAEIAKSDRPELTAAKIIVSGGRALGSSEKFHEVLEPLADKLGAAIGASRAAVDAGYAPNDFQVGQTGKIVAPQLYIALGISGAIQHLAGMKDSKVIVAINKDPEAPIFSVADYGLEADLFTAVPELIAKL
- a CDS encoding electron transfer flavoprotein subunit beta/FixA family protein, encoding MKVLVPVKRVVDYNVKVRVKSDGSGVDIANVKMSMNPFDEIAVEEAVRLKEKGVATEVIAVSCGVAQCQETLRTAMAIGADRAILVQTDEALEPLAVAKLLKALVDKEQPGLVILGKQAIDDDCNQTGQMLAALADLPQATFASKVEVADGKAKVTREVDGGLETLSVSIPAVVTTDLRLNEPRYVTLPNIMKAKKKPLETVTPDALGVDVKPRLKTLKVAEPPKRGAGVKVPDVATLVQKLKTEAKVI
- a CDS encoding TRAP transporter substrate-binding protein; amino-acid sequence: MKRHLVPAAALAALACAPAGAQTVLTVSSWVPPTHALSVAQKEWCDQVEKNSGGKVRCNILPRAVANPPGTFDAVKNGLADVSFTVHGYTPGRFVLTQMAEFPFLGDSSEPISVAFNRVAMKYPQFNAEHQGVHVLAYFTHGPGIVFNTKRPVTKVEDLQGLKWRVGGGMVNEISKQLGMNVTLKPAPESYELLSGGVMDGTLFPAESTESFKIDKLIKYATTFPGGLYNTSFVFLMNQAKYDKLSPEDKKAVDAASGEVAARQFGRNWDKVDRRAYALMQANNVQITKADAKFVADVKAKTAPLESQWVKAAEAKGLPQADKVLAEFRSEIAKASK